ACCATGACGGACTCCTTCGGCCCTCAGAGCCCGCCGACCGAGGCCCTGGCCTCGACGTCTATTGCGACCTCTGACATGCCTTCGCCTACCATTGCCGTAGGGTTCCACGGCGAAGGCACCGCCGGAACTCGTGTCCCGGTCGCCGCTCACATGTACGTCCGTCATTCTTGTCTATGTCTCTCTGCGTTGCGATGCAACTTTGCACTGCCTCCCCCGCGCTCCACCTTCATGCCCCGAAGCAATCTACCTAACCTCCGTCGCGAACGCGGTGCAGATCCGATTCGGTAACCGAGCCAACAAAGTTCCAGAGCCCTTtgcggcatcatcgccggaCGCCCTCAGCCCATCGCGAAGTCAAGGTGTGTCTGCGTCTGCATCAAGCTCGTCTAACcaaccccgccgccgcgctgcaGTGCGTGGAGAGGGCGAGATAGCCGCGATGACACGAACCGGACATGCAACTCACCAAGAGCAGGAAACCCTCAATGCCGTGACGGAATACGGCGCCGAGAGTCACGATGGCTCGAGCCACCACCGCATCAACCAATACATCATCAAACAGGAGATTGGTCGAGGCTCCTACGGCGCCGTCCATCTGGCGACTGACCAGTTTGGCACTGAATACGTATGACTTCCTGGCCCCAAAGCTACAATTCTACTCACCTCATCCGTGTAGGCCGTGAAGGAATTCTCAAAGGTCCGTTTACGCAAACGCGCCCAGTCCAACATCCTTCGACAAGGCGCTCGAAGGCCACAGCGCTTCGCCCACCGAGTAAGCCTCAATGCGCCTCTCTCGCCGCActtcgacgacggtggccaGGGAGGTAAAGCTGGGTGGAACGCCAACGATGCGCTGTTCTTCATCAGAGAGGAAATCGCCATCATGAAGAAGCTGAACCACCCGAACTTGGTCCAGCTGATCGaagtcctcgacgacccagAGGAAGACTCGCTGTACATGGTCCTTGAAATGTGCAAAAAGGGTGTCGTCATGAAGGTTGGGCTCAACCAGAAAGCTAAGCCGTATAGCGAAGACCTGTGCCGTTACTGGTTCCGCGACTTGATTTTGGGCATCGAGTATCGTAAGTCATTTTTTCTTCCGTCCGTGTTCCAACTGACACACTCCAGTGCATGAGCAAGGCGTCATCCACCGCGATATCAAGCCAGACAACCTTCTCCTCACTGAGGATGATGTTCTGAAAATCGTGGATTTCGGTGTCTCCGAGATGTTTGAGAAGCCTGGCGAGGGAATGAAGACGGCCAAGTCGGCTGGATCTCCTGCCTTCCTGGCCCCAGAGCTTTGCGTAGTGAGGCATGGCGACGTGGATGGCAGAGCCGCCGATATCTGGTCTATGGGCGTTTCTTTGTACTGCTTACGCTATGGAAAGATCCCTTTTGAGCACGAGGGTGTGCTTGAGATGTATGAAGCCATCAAGACTGAATCCCCCGACCTGCCAGAGGAGGAGAACCCCGACTTCGTAGACCTGATGGGGAAAATCCTGGAGAAGGATCCCCAGAAGCGAATCCAAATATCTGGGCTGCGGGTGAGTGCTGATGCTATCAGGCTTTCGTTCGGTCTTGCTGACAGTAAATAGGATCACCCATGGGTGACAAAAAAGGGAACTGACCCTTTGTTGTCAAAAGAAGACAATTGCTCGGTCATTGTGGAGCCCCCAAACGATCTTGAGCTGAGCCGCGCTTTTACGCGGAAGATGAACCATCTCCTATGTGTTGTAAGTTAACATATGGGGGTTGAGATGGAACAAAACTGACGCCTAAACTTCAGATGAAAGCAATCCACAGGTTCAAGAGTATTCTCTCCAGACAAAGACAGAGTTCGAAGTCGTCGAGGGACGGAAGCTCTAGCCTGACGGTTGACCCAATCCGAGAAGACGCGCAAAAAGAGGACATTGAGGCCCTGATTGCAAAGCGTCGCGAGTTCTTGAGGCAGCAAGGTAACTCTACTGCCAACGGCAAGGCAGAATCGGAGCCGCTGATCCTTGGTATTGGCGTTGGTGCGCGGGATGAATTTGACAATGACGAGCCCTCTGCTGGTGACATAGCCGAGTCTCCCAC
The genomic region above belongs to Colletotrichum higginsianum IMI 349063 chromosome 2, whole genome shotgun sequence and contains:
- a CDS encoding Calcium calmodulin dependent protein kinase, giving the protein MTRTGHATHQEQETLNAVTEYGAESHDGSSHHRINQYIIKQEIGRGSYGAVHLATDQFGTEYAVKEFSKVRLRKRAQSNILRQGARRPQRFAHRVSLNAPLSPHFDDGGQGGKAGWNANDALFFIREEIAIMKKLNHPNLVQLIEVLDDPEEDSLYMVLEMCKKGVVMKVGLNQKAKPYSEDLCRYWFRDLILGIEYLHEQGVIHRDIKPDNLLLTEDDVLKIVDFGVSEMFEKPGEGMKTAKSAGSPAFLAPELCVVRHGDVDGRAADIWSMGVSLYCLRYGKIPFEHEGVLEMYEAIKTESPDLPEEENPDFVDLMGKILEKDPQKRIQISGLRDHPWVTKKGTDPLLSKEDNCSVIVEPPNDLELSRAFTRKMNHLLCVMKAIHRFKSILSRQRQSSKSSRDGSSSLTVDPIREDAQKEDIEALIAKRREFLRQQGNSTANGKAESEPLILGIGVGARDEFDNDEPSAGDIAESPTNVDFNIYDKAYEAEVERIMKKPARQTTMYLTRFVKDREHYKEVANVVEGMSAGVTPVGTPKADIHLTASKGRFADLVSSMTGGSQPKASGEDRN